The stretch of DNA AAAAATATAGTCTTTTATTGCCTTCATGCTCGTATCATCTTCTTCGCGATCTTCGAGTTCAACGCTCCCTCCAAACTCTTCCTTCCACTTCCCAATTGCTCTCGCTAACGTCTCATTTAAAATTTCTGGGTCAATTGGCTTTAATATATAATCAAAACTATTATAGTAAATTGCGTTTCGCATATATTCGAAATCATCATAGCCGCTTACGACAATTGTTTTGCAATTATACTTAGAGTTGAATATCCACTCTAAGAGCTCAATACCATTCATTTTTGGCATTCTCATATCTGAAAACACAATGGCAGGACGATGAGTAGCAATTAACTCTATCGCTTCCTCTCCATTTTCCGCTTCTAACACTTCCTCTATCCCGTTACCTTTCCAATCAGCTAATAAGTTTAAACCATCCCGAACATGCTTTTCATCATCGACAATTAACGCTTTCACTTCATCCCCACCTCCTTAGTAGAAGAAGTTGGAATACTCATCGTAACGATCCAGCCTCCTTCCTTACGGTTGTCTACTTGTAAACTAGCTGATTCACCGTAATAAAGCTTTAAGCGCATGTATACATTTTTTAAGCCGATATGCGTTCCATCATTTTCTTTAGGAAAGCGTACTTCATTTTTCAAATGCCGGTAAATGTCTAGTAATCGCTGCTCTGATACTCCAACTCCGTTATCTTTCACGATTAATATTAATTCGTTATCCTCAACACTACCTTCCACCGTTATACTACCTATTTCATTGCCTCCATCAAAACCGTGCTTAAAATAATTTTCGATAATTGGCTGTAGAATCATCTTCGGAACAGGTACATCCATCGCTTCCTCTTCTATATTTAACTCATATTCAAACCGATTTGCGAACCGTTCTTTTTGTAGAAGGAAAAACGCTCGAATGTAGTTTATTTCCTTTTTGAGTGGGACAATTTCCTCCTCCATATTCATTCCGTAGCGCATTATTTTCGAAAGATGGGTAATAAGCGTATATATTTGTGGCACATTATTTTTCAACGCTACTGTCCCGATTGACTGTAATGCATTATATAAAAAATGTGGATTAATTTGAGATTGAAGAGCGCGTAGTTGGTTCGTTTTATTTTCAATCTCTAGTCTATATTCACGATTAATTAAATGATTAATTTTTTCCATCATTTGTTTGAAACGTTCACCTAGTACACCAATTTCATCTTTACCTAATGAATCGAACTGTACCTTCATGTCGCCTTTTTCAACTTGTTTAATATTTTGCATTAAAACACGTATTGGAGAAGTAATTTTGAACGACACGAAAAGTGTAGATAGTATAACGAGCGTTAAGCCGACAACCCCGAACAGTATGTTAATTTTCGTTACGGTAAACGCATTATCGTATAGCGACGTATACGGTACCCGTTTTACTAGCAGCCACCCACCAACAGTAGGAGATATTTGCTCGTACATAATGACACCATGAAAATCGTCGCCTCTCCACTCGAATTGGTCGTGTGCTACTACATCTTCTTTTACAATTTGTTGTATCCATTCCTCTTCCTCCATCACTGTGTTCATGGAATTATATATTAGTTCTCCTTCTGATGACAGGATGAAAAATTGTTCATTTTCACTATTATAAAGGTTCGTACTTAAATCTAGAATTTTCTCTGTAGCGATTTCTAGCGTAATATACGCCAACACCTCTTCGCTTGGAACATTCCGGAGCGCACGATGTAAATAGATCGTTCCATGAGAAAGGCCTTTCGTGTCAAAGTACATATTATTTGGACTCTGTTCCGCTCTTTCGTATAAATCTTGATATTTATCCGTTACTGTATTAGAAAAAACAACATTCGACCGCTTCGAAACGGTAATTAATTGGTTCTCATCCGCAAAAGATATTTCTACTCGCCTTATATTTTCTTCCGCATATAGTACTGTTTGTAAAATATTTCTTACGATTCCAAGTGTTAAATAATTATCCTCCTTATGAGGTGCTCTCATATAATTAATAAAATCAGGATTGTTATATAAGGAAAGGGTAAGTCCGTTAAGTTCCGTTAAGTAACTTTCCATATTAATTTTACCTTGATATAGTAAATTACTATTATTTTGCACAACTAAATCTTTAAACGCTTCTTTCGTATGATAGTACGTTATAATGATGGACGTACCGAAAGGCAGAACCGTTACAATCAATAGTAAAATAATAAGTCTATTACGAATACTTCCTTTAAACATACGCCCACCACCTCGAGTTTAGTTTTATCAATCATTATAATAGAAAAACGAAGACTTCCATAGAGGAGTTTACACTTTTCAGTTCAATTTATAGCACTAATTTGTAATAAATACGCCGAAAAGATGGCAGCCATTTCGGCCACCACCTTTTAAAATTGAAACTTATTTAAAGCTATCCCAAGTGCTTTGGAATCGTTGTAATACTGTATCGTAGTCAATTTTACCAGCAGCATATTCTTGAATAGTTGCTGCGAATTCTTTGTTTGCTCCATCTGGCCATCTGAACCAAGTCCAAGGAATCGTGTTGTCTTCCACAGAGTATTCTAAAATAGATTGACCAAGATCTCCTAAACCAGCAGGCTCGATGTTATCGAACGCAGGGATAAATGCGAACTCTTCTGTGATGAAACGTTTACCTGTCTCAGAAGAAACCATCCAGTTTAAAAATGTTTTTGCTTCTTCAAGATTGTCAGAGTTTTTGTTTAAAACCCAGTTGTTCGGTACGCCAACTGGTAGACGGTTCGCGCTTGCATCGTCTGTCATTGCGATTGGTAAAAATGCCATGTTAATATCAGGGTTGATTTCATAAATCATGTTTTCTACCCAGTTACCTTGTTGTAGCATTGCTGTTTTACCTGTTGCAAATTGTGTTACTTGTGTGTTGTAATCCGTTGTAATCGGGTTAGCGTTACCATATTGTAACTCAGCATCTAAAACTGTTTGGAAGTCTTGGAAATGCTTGTTGCCAACGAAACTTTCTGTTCCGTCATATAATCCTTCAATAAATGCTACCGGATCATCTTGTTGTGCAAATGGAATGTTTAATAAATGCTGTCCAATTACCCACCACTCGCCGTAACCAGCTGAGAAAGGAGTAATTCCGTTTGCTTCAAGCTTTTTCGCTGCATCAATTAACTCAGAAACCGTTGTTGGAGGCTCTGTAATACCAGCTTCTGCAAATAAATCTTTATTGTAAATGAAACCATAACCTTCTAAGTTAACCGGCATACCGTAAAGTGTGCCATCTTCATCTGTCATAGGTACTTTCCCGATTGGAAGAACGTGCTCTGCCCAAGGCTCATTAGAAAGGTCTGCTAAATGCTCTTTCCAAAGCTCTAACTCTTTGAATCCACCGTTATTGAAAATGTCTGGTTGCTCACCAGAAGCGAATTTTGCTTTTAATGCAGCACCGTAGTCCGCACCACCACCAACACTTTCAAGCTTAACTTTAATGTTTGGATGCTCTGCTTCGAATTCTTTAATTAATTCTGCGAGTTGATCTGCAATTTCTACTTTAAATTGGAACATGTTTAACGTTACTACGTCACCATCTGATTTGGACTTTTCGTCACTAGAGCCACTTGAAGAACAACCAGCTACTATGCCAATTACTAGGAATAACGAGATAGATAATAAAAGCAATCGTTTCATTGATAAATCCCCCTTAAATGTTGTTTGTTTATAGTAAACTCCTGATTCTCTCGGAAACAGAAGCTTATTACTGACGTGATCCTTATTTTACAGAACCTTGAGCAATACCTTTGATAATGTGCTTCTGTAAGAATAGGAAGAAAACAATAACTGGTGCGATACCTAGTACAAGCGCCGCTAATCCCATATCCCATTGCTTCGTATATTGAGCAAAGAATGAGCTTGTTGCTAATGGAATGGTACGTAATTCTGCATCTTGTAATACTAGAAGTGGTAATAAGTAGTCATTCCAAATCCATAGTGTATTTAGGATAATAACTGTTACCGTAATTGGTTTTAATAACGGGAATACAATTCTCCAGAACACTCCGAATTGACTACACCCGTCAATTCTTGCTGCCTCCTCAATCTCAACCGGAATTCCTTTTACGAATCCGTGATATAAGAATAGTGAAAGCGGAACTCCAAATCCGAAATACATAATGATAATTCCGGGAATACTATTAATAATACCAAGTGTCCCACCAAGCTTCATTAACGGAATCATAACCGTTTGGAACGGGATAACCATCGCTGATACAATTAGGATGAAAATAATTTTGCTGAGTTTACTTGGTGTACGAACCATTTTCCACGCTGCCATCGAGCTTAGCACAACAATACCGATAATGCTAAATACCGTAATGACTAAAGAATTCATAAACGCTTTCGGGAAGTTAATAATTTCCCATACTTTTGCATAGTTCGAGAATAAAATCTCTTTTGGCCATGCCGCCGCATCAATTAATATTTCGCCAAACCCTTTTACGGAGTTAACGAGAACGAAGTAAAACGGTACGAGGAACAGAAGCGCTAACATAATCGCAAATATTTCAAGCACGAATGTTTTTTTCGTGTACTTGTTCATTACGCTTCAACCTCCTTCTTCTTCGTTGCTGTTACTTGTAACGTTGTAACAATCGCAACTATTACAAAGAATATAATCGACTTTGCAGTTCCTAACCCGTAACGGTTGTTTTGGAATGCTTCTTGGTAAATGTTAATGGCTACTGACTGTGTAGAATTGAACGGGCCACCGCCAGTTAAAGAAAGGTTTAAGTCAAAAATCTTAAATGCCATCGAAATCGTTAAGAAGAAACAGATAGTAAATGCTGGTAATATTAATGGAACAATTATTTTCGTAATTGTTTGGAACGTAGAAGCTCCGTCAATTTTTGCTGCTTCTAATAATGATTGGTCCACACCTTGTAAAGCTGCGATGTAAATAACCATCATATAACCACTAATTTGCCATGCGAATACGATAACTATTCCCCAGAACGCAGTCGTTTCATCTCCTAACCAAGGTAACTGGAAGAAGCTCCACCCTGTTGCCTCTCCAACAGATGCAAACCCTCTGACGAAAATAAATTGCCAGATGAAACCTAGTAATAATCCACCGATTACATTCGGTAAGAAAAATACTGTTCGTAATATATTTTTTGTTTTCAGAGCAGCGTTTAAAATTAACGCTAAACCAAAACCTATTAAGTTACTTATTAACACTGCCGCAAGCATGAATTTTGTCGTAAACATAAACGATTGGAAAAATATTGGATCATTCGTAAAAATTCGTTTATAGTTTTCAAAACCAACCCACTCTACTGCAGAACTAACTCCATTCCAAGAAGTAAAGGAATAATAAATCCCCATTAAGAATGGAACAATCTGTATTACAAGAAAGAATAATAATGCCGGCCCTACAAACGCTAAATACGTTAAGCCTTTTTTCCAGTTACGCTTCTTTTTACTTTCTGTTTTAATTTGTGTAGAAGCTTTCGCTGACTTTGTCTCTAAATTTGCATCCATTCTCTTCACCGCCTTTTGTGTAACCGCTTACCTAAATTATATTGTAAGCGCTTCAATAATACGGTCTACTAGATTGACTATTTAGGTGCACTATATTGATGGATGTTTTCGTTAGAATAGAAAAAAGAGACCAGTGTCAAAACTGATCCCTCTTTTTATATTATTACATTCCTAATTTTAAATGATGATACGATAGCTTTTTCTTAAGCTGCATTTTTAACTCTTCGTCAAGGCAGTCTTCAATAAGAATGGAGTAGTACGTAACAAACAGCTTATGATAGATTTTCATATCAAGTTAACCTCCTATATGTTCGTACGGAGGAAGTATTCGGTAACTGGCTAGCATAGTTAACCCTTAGCCCCTATAGTTTTGCGTCATCATTTTTCAATGACTTTGCCCTTTCGTACGATACTATTATTCTATCTTGATATCGACAAAACGAGATTCACTTTAACAGTTCGTAAGCACCAACTTTTTTCATGGTTCTTTTTACCTATTAACATTATCTTTAGCTTGTCTTATACATTATAGTTAATAGTAAATAATGATCTCGGCAGTTTCAACTAATATTCCTACAAGAATATGCTACTATTTAATATTTACTGATCTCCCAGTTTTAATTGAATCCCAGCATGCATCCATTACTTTCATATTGTTGATTGTATCGTCAATTGTGTACGAAACAGTTCCATCGTTCAGTATTGCGCTTGAGAAATGTTCAACTTCTAAACGGTATATATCTCCACTAAATTTCTCTTTGCGAATCTCATTATCCTTTTCCACAATAACAGTCCCCACTCCGCCCACTTTATCAGGTCGAAATGCGTGTGGTACTTTAACGATTCCTTTCGTTCCGATGATTTCATACTCATCCCGATTTGCCATATCAATACTACTTTCCGTTTTAGCAATCACATTTCCCGCAAACTTCATAAACGTTGAAGTTGTTAAATCAACACCACTATCTTGATCGTTAAGGCTAAATGCCTGTAACTCTATCGGTTCGCTTCCAAGAATCATCCGAGCAGCATGAATAGGATAGCAGCCAACATCATACAAACTTCCGCCACCGTATTCCTTTTGCATTTTTATCGAATTTTCTCGATCCCCTAAATGAAAAGAAAAACTACTATTGAACTGCTTCACTGTTCCTATTTCACCAGAAGCAATTATCTCTTTCACCCTTTCATGTTGAGGGTGAAACTGGTACATAAAGCCCTCCATATATTTTACTGGAGAAGAAATAAGCGCCTCTTTAATTTCAGTCGCTTCTTCCGCTGTTAATGTAGCAGGCTTTTCTGAAAGTACATGTTTTCCTTTTTGAATCGCGCTTATAGCCCATTCTTTATGTAAGTGATTTGGAAGCGGAATATATACTGCATCAATGTCTGGATCATTTAATAACGCTTCATAACTTTCGTATGCACGTGGAATATTTAACTCCCTTGCGATATTATGTACTTTATTGTTTCGACTTGCGATTGCTACTACTTCCGCATTTTCCGCTCTATCTATCGCAGGAATAAATTGCGTACGCGCAATCCGTGCGGTACTAAGAATACCCCATTTAATTTTCATTATTTTCACCTCAGCCCTTATTTTAACAATGAAAAAGAAGGTAGACTAGTCTACCTTCTTCTTTGATGAACTATTCGGTTAGTTGAATATTGGTAGTTTTGATGTGTTTGGAAAAGTTAATTGATGCACCTGCACGTGTTTTTGACGCACTTGAAAAATTAATTGACGCATCTCAAATTTACTTTCACCCTTACAACCTACTCAATGTTCACCTTTACTAATTCTACTTCACTTAGTTCTTCAGCTTTTCCACCATTATCTTGCTTTTCAACACTAAACGTAACATTGATATATCCTTTACCGTTTATTTTTCCAAGCTTTTTCAAATCAATATCAGTAAGTGCAATCACAAATGTGCTCGTTTCTGTTTGAATTTCTACTTTTGCATTCGGTTGAGATTTTTGTAATTGTTTAATATCGTTTGCCGGTAGCTGTACGACAACCGACCCATCTGTAGTTGGACGATCAACTTGAATCGTAAATAGATTAGCATCATTCTTCTTACTTAATAATGCTTTCTCAGCAACAGTTGCTGTTACTTTTTCACCCTCAACTTTCACGTTTACATCATTCACAGTAGTCGCATGCCCTTTAGCTTTACCTCGTTTCTTTTTCTCGTTTTCTTCACCAACAGAAGCATAAATGCTATTTGCTAACAATCGGTAACTATGGTCGGTATGTGCTCTAAAAGCTAATGAATTAGCAAAAAGAGTAATGGACGTCCCATCAACATCTGTTGTAAATGCTAACGTTTCACCTTTAGCCCCTTCATGCCCTGGCCACCATCCAGCCACGTAAAAATCTTCAGCATTACTAAAAGTTGCAAGAACTTCGGCGCCATCAGGAACGGAAGAGATCCACGCACCAGTTGTAACATACAACAACTCGTCATTCCCATAACCGGATGTTAATAAATGATCATTTACATTTGCTTTTACTAGCCCTTCATGACTAGTTCTCGTATAACCGAAATCATATCCAGGTAGTATTCCACTTAACCTAACAGCACTTAAAGCGGAAACTCCTAATCCGATGTATGCTTTCCCTTCAATATTATTTCGATTAAAACTCGTATTGTCACTTACGATAACATCTGCATCAGCTTGACTTACTAAATCAAAACCTAATTCCTTCAACGTATAGCTTAATTGAGAAGAACCTGTTACAGACACTTTCGGTTGCACTAAAACATTCGTTTTAATATTTTTTGAATTTCCTAGAGAAATTGCTTCAAAATAATAATCATTAGCATACGAACGTAGATCCTTCGTTTCTACGATAAAATCACCTTTGTTTACACGGGCATTTGTTTCTAATGCTACTTCGACTGTTTTACCGTCTTTTAATAATTCGTTCACTAGTTTCACTGTGTCGTTATTCGTATTTTTCAATACTTGCTTCGGTGTATTCCCAACGATTTTTCCAGTTGTAAAATTAACTTCATCAACTGAATTGGTCACATTCGAAAATACTCCTTCTTCTCGAACTTCATGAATAGTAAACCCACGTAAATCTGGGAAATTCACGACGATTGGATCATACATTGCTGCCCAATCTGATACATCTTCTCCTTTATAAAGGACAGCATTAGCTAAACCACGTTTTGCTTGATTCATCGGAACTACGTACGTCCCCTTCGGATATTTCGTACCATTCAAATGCACACTTTTCGTCGTTTTTTCTACTTTTACACCGTTACGAATTAAGTAATCTACCATTTTTTCTGCTTCTGATAGATTTTTTTGCTCCTTTGTATCTGTTGGAATTACATAATAATCTGGGAAAAAGTTTTCATGCTCCCCACGAACACGTCCTATCGTTTCCCCTGCTGCATTGACATAATATTGGTCAACCGCTCGATTATCCTCACCGTTCACACCACGCTCGAATACTCTCAATTGGTTAGCATATAGCTCATCTTTATTTTCTGTTACAAATAGAGTTGCACCTAAGCCTGCTCCAACCATTGCACGATAAGAATCTTGGCCTAATTCAGGAACTTCAACTGTATGACCGAGTGAGCCGTGTAACATGGAAAATACCGCTGTATACGCTGGTGTCATATCATCCCAGCCATCCTCCCACTCCAGTTTTGGTATAAAGTAAGAGTCTAAGTTTGAATTACCAATCCCCGCCTGCCCCATCGCATGTGCTTGATTAATCATGTTTCCATGTAATAAATCATATTCAAAGTTAGGGTTATGCGGTGGTGTTGTCGGTTCAATTAAAAACCCGTTAACATAGCCGTGCATGTCAATGAAAGAAAGCGGCGTCCACTTTGCAATTAGTTCATTTACTTGCTGTGTTTCTACTTGTGTTTGGTATGCATTGTCACGGTTTAAGTCAAATCCGTTCGCATTTGCCCGAGTGTTAGCAACTCTTCCGTCTGGATTGCTAGTGAAAAGGTATAGGAAAATAACGTCATCTAACACTTCGTCTACGTTTAATGTAACCTCTGTTTCCTCTTTCGTATTTGGGTCTTGAGTTGTAAAAGTAATTTCCTCTTCTAGCGCAAATTCCCTTAATAATTCAACTTGCGCATCAACACCTTCTACTTCATCAGGATGGATATTGTTAATCCAAATAGGAATTTGGTAGTCTCCTATCGTCCCATTTTCTATTTTTTCTAGTAAACTACTAGGATCGTCTAACGCAGTTGGTAACGTTTCATTTAAGTACTTATTTACTGCTGATTCGTCTTTTGCCAACGTTACAAAATGGATGTCACGTCCCTCAACCGATTGACCTGCAACTTCGTATTTTAAGTAGCGATCATTCGCCTCGGCTTGTGCAAACACTTCATCAATCGCAGGCTTTATTTCTTCATAAAATAAAAATTCGTCATATACATTGAACTTTACATTTTTTGCAGCTTTCTCACCGGAAACAGTGTTAATTAAAGCTAATTCATAGTTACCAATCAATTGCTGGTACTGAACACGAATCGTTCGATTGGATAGATTAGTAGTGCCAAAAGGTAAGTCAAATTGCATTGTCGCCTTTACGACTGTTGTATCATCAACAAAATGAGGTTCTTCCACTACTGTGATGAATGGTGCACCGTTATAGTTTGTACCCCCACTCCATTTTTTCCACTCTGAAAGGTTTTTCCCACCAAATTGGAATTGTAGTTCGTCTAAATCTACTCGTTCCCCGAAGTCCGCTTGAACCTCAACTGTACGAGCTTCCGTTAAGGAAAATACTGTTCTACTAGTTTCTAGTTCTAGTTCGCTAGTTTCAGCACTATTCGCTAAAACTGGTACTTGTGCAAAACTAGATAAAACTAAAAGAACCGCCATCCAACACACCAATATTTTTCTCATAAACTACCTCTCCCACCGGTTAAAATTTCGACAACAGAAAGAATAATTATACAAATATAACTTATAATTATTCCAACGCTATTTCTTTTTACCATAAAAACCAATTCGTAACATCCCACTAAGGTCTTGATAGAATATACCTATGTTAACCATTTAGTTCTTTGGAGAAGGCGTTTCTTCTTCGAAAAATGCAAAAAACCCTTGTAGCTCTAAACTACAAGGGTTTTTTTTAATCTCTACTAAACACATCTCGCGTATATACTTTTTCTTTTACATCAACAAGGTCGTCTGATAAACGATTTGCCACGATAACATCACTAATGTTTTTAAACTCTTCGAAATTATTTACAACTCTAGAACCATTAAACGTTTCGTCTTTTAAAACCGGTTCGTAGATGACAATCTCAATTCCTTTTTCTTGTAGGCGCTCGATAACACCTTGAATGGCTGATTGTCTAAAGTTATCGGAATCCATTTTCATCGTTAATCGATAAATCCCTACTACTTTTGGATTTCTGCTAGCAATCATATCTGCAACATGTTCTTTTCTCGTACTATTCGCATCCACAATCGCTTTAATGATATCGTTAGGTACTCCTTCATAGTTAGCTAACAGTTGCTTCGTATCTTTCGGAAGACAATATCCACCGTAACCAAATGAAGGATTGTTATAATGACCACCGATACGCGGATCTAGTCCTACACCTTCAATAATTTGTTGAGCGTTCAAGCCTTTTAATTCCGCGTAAGAGTCTAGCTCATTAAAGAAGGAAACTCTCATCGCTAAATAAGTGTTCGCAAAAAGCTTAATTGCTTCAGCCTCTGTAGAGTTCGTAAACAATACAGGAACATCTTCTTTAATTGCCCCTTGAGCGAGCAAATCAGCAAAAACCTTTGCTCTTTCAGATTGCTCCCCAACAATAATGCGGGAAGGATATAAATTGTCATATAAAGCTTTTCCTTCTCTTAAAAACTCAGGAGAGAAAATAATATTTTCCGTGTTGAATTTTTCTCTTACTTGAGCAGTATAGCCAACAGGAATTGTCGACTTAATTACCATCACAGCGTTAGGGTTAATCGCTAATACATTTTGAATGACTGCTTCTACAGAGCTTGTATTAAAGTAATTTTTTTCTGTATCATAGTCTGTTGGTGTAGAAATAATAACATATTCTGCATCTTTAAAAGCTTCTTCATTATTAGTAGTTGCCTTTAAATTTAATTCTTTCGTAGCTAAAAACTCTTCAATCTCTTTATCAACAATAGGAGATTTTTTATTATTAATCATATCTACTTTTTCTTGAATAATATCTAGAGCAATGACTTCATTATGTTGCGCTAAAAGAATAGCATTCGATAAACCGACATAGCCAGTTCCAGCGACTGTTATTTTCATTTCTTTTCCCTACCTTAAAATCAAGTTTATATGTAAAAACTTTTCCTTTTTATCCTTTTTCAACATACCATATTTAGTGGCAGAAATCCAAGTTTTCAATAAAAATAAGAGTAGCAACTTCTGCTACTCTTTCAATTAACTAATTCACACAAGTAAGTGAAGTCTTTACACTTTCCTATGTATTGCTTGCAATCCAATTAGTTTTAGCTTCTTTAGCCAACATTCAACCACTTTTCTTATAAACAATAATAAAATATAGATCCGTCTTATTTTATCTCGTTTTTGAGAGATTCGATATAGCCACTCACAATGACATTTTTGCCAAATGATTGGTGCCCTTTTACATTCGCCAGCTAGTACATCTAAACTTCCTCCAACCCCGATAAACACACCGCTCTCAAAAATAGAAAAGTAAGTAGAAATCCACGTTTCTTGCTTTGGTGCACCGAGGGCAACAAAGGTTAAATCGGGCTTCAATTGACTAATTTCGTTCGCTATTTTTTCACCATCATTTTTAATAGAGAAAAAACCATGATGAGAACCGACTAATTTTATATCGGGATATTTCATTTTTATATTATGTATCGCTCGATTTAAAACAAATTCTTCTGCACCGAGCAAATAAACCTTTTTTTTCTTTCGATTGGCAAATTCTAATAAGTGTAACATTAAATCGAACCCTGTTATTCTTTCGGGAAACGATTTTTTTGTTAATATTTTTGAAGCTAATATAACTCCTATACCATCTGCTGTTACATAGGTCGCATCTTCAATACAACCCTTATATGACTTACTTTTGAACGTTTCTACCATTATTTGAGGATTACCAGTTACTACATAGGCTTTTTCTTTCTGTAATACATGCTTTTCCATTACTTTTGCAAATTCGGAAAATTTACTATTAACAAAGTCCACGTCAAAAAGCCTAATTTTATCTATCAACATGCTTTTCACCACTCTAATAGTTTAGCGTTCTTTTGTAGGGGTAACTTGTTCTTTTGCTATATTAATTTCATCAATTAAAATATTTCTTGTATGCTCCGTTCTCTTCCAAGTTTTATTATCCTTCGTAAATAAGGACCAAAAAAACAATGGTACGTATGAAAGATTAAATAGTATTAAAGATAATATTCCTTTTATTTTATTTAATCGTTTATTAGAATCTGAAATTAATGTATAGACTACATAACTGAATTGGAAAATAATCATAAATAACCAAATTTGCCATGGTAAAATTGCTTGGAACCAGGATTGAGCAAAAGCTAAATTGGATAGTAGGATGATAGCTCCGGATAAAGAATTTAATATTATACGCCCTGGGTTTACTAAGTAAATGGCACCATCTAAAGCTAAAATATCGAATTTTCGAATAAATCTCCACAATAACTTTCCAGTATATTTAAAACAAACATCCCAGTGACCGCGTGCCCACCGTAGTCGTTGAATACAAGAGGCGATAAAACTCTCAGGCTTTTCATCATAAACTCTCGCATAATGACACCATCTTGCAGGAGTTCCTTTTAACAAACATTGCATCGTAAATTCTAGATCTTCCGTTAACGATTGGGCAGTCCAACCTACCTCTGTGAAAAGCTTCGTATCAACACAAAACCCTGTTCCACCAATTGCATTACCAAG from Sutcliffiella cohnii encodes:
- a CDS encoding response regulator transcription factor encodes the protein MKALIVDDEKHVRDGLNLLADWKGNGIEEVLEAENGEEAIELIATHRPAIVFSDMRMPKMNGIELLEWIFNSKYNCKTIVVSGYDDFEYMRNAIYYNSFDYILKPIDPEILNETLARAIGKWKEEFGGSVELEDREEDDTSMKAIKDYIFENYQSDVTLQDIAEKFYLSREHISRKFKQEYNETITDYLMKIRIEKAKELLTKPQLKVYEIAYKVGYQNEKYFSKVFKKYTGLTPNEFRKG
- a CDS encoding sensor histidine kinase → MFKGSIRNRLIILLLIVTVLPFGTSIIITYYHTKEAFKDLVVQNNSNLLYQGKINMESYLTELNGLTLSLYNNPDFINYMRAPHKEDNYLTLGIVRNILQTVLYAEENIRRVEISFADENQLITVSKRSNVVFSNTVTDKYQDLYERAEQSPNNMYFDTKGLSHGTIYLHRALRNVPSEEVLAYITLEIATEKILDLSTNLYNSENEQFFILSSEGELIYNSMNTVMEEEEWIQQIVKEDVVAHDQFEWRGDDFHGVIMYEQISPTVGGWLLVKRVPYTSLYDNAFTVTKINILFGVVGLTLVILSTLFVSFKITSPIRVLMQNIKQVEKGDMKVQFDSLGKDEIGVLGERFKQMMEKINHLINREYRLEIENKTNQLRALQSQINPHFLYNALQSIGTVALKNNVPQIYTLITHLSKIMRYGMNMEEEIVPLKKEINYIRAFFLLQKERFANRFEYELNIEEEAMDVPVPKMILQPIIENYFKHGFDGGNEIGSITVEGSVEDNELILIVKDNGVGVSEQRLLDIYRHLKNEVRFPKENDGTHIGLKNVYMRLKLYYGESASLQVDNRKEGGWIVTMSIPTSSTKEVGMK
- a CDS encoding ABC transporter substrate-binding protein, with translation MKRLLLLSISLFLVIGIVAGCSSSGSSDEKSKSDGDVVTLNMFQFKVEIADQLAELIKEFEAEHPNIKVKLESVGGGADYGAALKAKFASGEQPDIFNNGGFKELELWKEHLADLSNEPWAEHVLPIGKVPMTDEDGTLYGMPVNLEGYGFIYNKDLFAEAGITEPPTTVSELIDAAKKLEANGITPFSAGYGEWWVIGQHLLNIPFAQQDDPVAFIEGLYDGTESFVGNKHFQDFQTVLDAELQYGNANPITTDYNTQVTQFATGKTAMLQQGNWVENMIYEINPDINMAFLPIAMTDDASANRLPVGVPNNWVLNKNSDNLEEAKTFLNWMVSSETGKRFITEEFAFIPAFDNIEPAGLGDLGQSILEYSVEDNTIPWTWFRWPDGANKEFAATIQEYAAGKIDYDTVLQRFQSTWDSFK
- a CDS encoding carbohydrate ABC transporter permease — encoded protein: MNKYTKKTFVLEIFAIMLALLFLVPFYFVLVNSVKGFGEILIDAAAWPKEILFSNYAKVWEIINFPKAFMNSLVITVFSIIGIVVLSSMAAWKMVRTPSKLSKIIFILIVSAMVIPFQTVMIPLMKLGGTLGIINSIPGIIIMYFGFGVPLSLFLYHGFVKGIPVEIEEAARIDGCSQFGVFWRIVFPLLKPITVTVIILNTLWIWNDYLLPLLVLQDAELRTIPLATSSFFAQYTKQWDMGLAALVLGIAPVIVFFLFLQKHIIKGIAQGSVK
- a CDS encoding carbohydrate ABC transporter permease; translated protein: MDANLETKSAKASTQIKTESKKKRNWKKGLTYLAFVGPALLFFLVIQIVPFLMGIYYSFTSWNGVSSAVEWVGFENYKRIFTNDPIFFQSFMFTTKFMLAAVLISNLIGFGLALILNAALKTKNILRTVFFLPNVIGGLLLGFIWQFIFVRGFASVGEATGWSFFQLPWLGDETTAFWGIVIVFAWQISGYMMVIYIAALQGVDQSLLEAAKIDGASTFQTITKIIVPLILPAFTICFFLTISMAFKIFDLNLSLTGGGPFNSTQSVAINIYQEAFQNNRYGLGTAKSIIFFVIVAIVTTLQVTATKKKEVEA
- a CDS encoding Gfo/Idh/MocA family protein; this translates as MKIKWGILSTARIARTQFIPAIDRAENAEVVAIASRNNKVHNIARELNIPRAYESYEALLNDPDIDAVYIPLPNHLHKEWAISAIQKGKHVLSEKPATLTAEEATEIKEALISSPVKYMEGFMYQFHPQHERVKEIIASGEIGTVKQFNSSFSFHLGDRENSIKMQKEYGGGSLYDVGCYPIHAARMILGSEPIELQAFSLNDQDSGVDLTTSTFMKFAGNVIAKTESSIDMANRDEYEIIGTKGIVKVPHAFRPDKVGGVGTVIVEKDNEIRKEKFSGDIYRLEVEHFSSAILNDGTVSYTIDDTINNMKVMDACWDSIKTGRSVNIK